Proteins from a single region of Amycolatopsis sp. CA-230715:
- a CDS encoding DUF3159 domain-containing protein yields the protein MSFSLLTQKSLSLFAAVGGWRTVAEGVASRVLFLVAYLVTGQVSTAALVAVGGVVVFAVVRVFTDRKYWQSAVGLIIVGASALLAGSTGHAVDFYLPTLLWQVAGGAVFGVSILVRWPVIGLAIGAARGGRFGWRRDPARRRRYQACTAIFLAKYGIATMVLLPLYLAGALAPLGIAATLLGGAPALGFCVYLSWRFLRARADPAVIGT from the coding sequence ATGAGTTTCAGCCTGCTGACCCAGAAGTCGTTGTCCTTGTTCGCCGCGGTCGGCGGTTGGCGCACGGTCGCCGAAGGAGTCGCCTCGCGGGTGCTGTTCCTGGTCGCCTATCTGGTGACCGGCCAGGTTTCGACCGCCGCGCTGGTGGCTGTCGGTGGCGTGGTGGTGTTCGCCGTGGTTCGGGTGTTCACCGACCGGAAGTACTGGCAGTCAGCGGTCGGGCTGATCATCGTGGGGGCTTCCGCGTTGCTGGCCGGGAGTACCGGGCACGCGGTCGACTTCTACCTTCCGACCCTGCTCTGGCAGGTGGCCGGGGGTGCGGTGTTCGGGGTGTCCATTCTGGTGCGGTGGCCGGTGATCGGGTTGGCGATCGGGGCGGCACGCGGTGGCCGGTTCGGCTGGCGGCGAGACCCCGCACGGCGACGGCGTTATCAAGCGTGCACGGCGATCTTCCTGGCGAAGTACGGCATCGCGACGATGGTGCTGCTACCGCTGTACCTGGCCGGTGCCCTGGCTCCGCTCGGCATCGCCGCCACCCTGCTGGGCGGTGCACCCGCATTGGGCTTCTGCGTCTACCTGTCCTGGCGGTTCCTGCGCGCCCGAGCGGACCCGGCCGTCATCGGGACTTGA
- a CDS encoding FAD-dependent oxidoreductase — MRVIVVGAGLAGLTLAQGLRGAGIDVAVYERDDPLVRTQGVSLHVDDRGTEALRACLPSAHAAMVEATMGGPREQTLTLSEVDGALTVAGAQPSDGVAGRARPGRQVHRPLLRAVLLTGLEDVVRFGAEFTRFEQRADGTVRAWFADGGTDTADVLVGADGIGSAVRRQYLPHARVVNTGRRMLMGATALRAVADTGLLELIGHSPASVRVNGTMMVLGALRFTESPVAARQRWLPALPLNAVAQVEDYVMWALPITREQLGSAGSPAAVWRRAKELTADLPPALRSVVAEAWPDSTRALRGGTIPPIPGWPAGPVTVIGDAIHLAPGFGGNLAMRDAHHLCESLVQTYHGRLDLIDAIGVYENTMRRNTFSAPVATKAGA; from the coding sequence ATGAGGGTGATCGTGGTCGGCGCCGGTTTGGCCGGATTGACGCTGGCGCAGGGGTTGCGCGGCGCGGGGATCGACGTCGCCGTGTACGAGCGAGACGACCCGCTGGTACGTACGCAGGGCGTGAGCCTCCATGTCGACGACCGAGGCACCGAAGCACTGCGGGCATGCCTGCCTTCGGCACACGCCGCGATGGTCGAGGCCACGATGGGCGGGCCACGCGAGCAGACCCTGACGTTGTCCGAAGTGGACGGAGCGCTCACCGTCGCGGGCGCTCAGCCGTCCGACGGCGTGGCTGGCCGGGCGCGGCCGGGGCGGCAGGTCCATCGTCCGTTGCTGCGCGCGGTCCTGCTGACGGGCCTGGAGGACGTGGTCCGATTCGGGGCGGAGTTCACGCGGTTCGAGCAGCGAGCCGACGGTACGGTCCGTGCGTGGTTCGCCGACGGCGGCACCGACACGGCGGACGTGCTGGTCGGCGCGGACGGGATCGGGTCGGCGGTCCGCCGTCAGTACCTGCCGCACGCGAGGGTGGTCAACACGGGACGGCGCATGCTCATGGGCGCGACCGCCCTGCGGGCGGTGGCCGATACCGGGCTGCTCGAACTGATCGGCCACAGCCCCGCCAGCGTGCGGGTGAACGGCACGATGATGGTGCTGGGCGCGCTGCGGTTCACCGAGTCGCCGGTGGCCGCGCGGCAGCGGTGGTTGCCCGCCTTACCGCTCAACGCGGTCGCCCAGGTCGAGGACTACGTGATGTGGGCGTTGCCGATCACCCGGGAACAGCTCGGTTCGGCCGGATCACCGGCCGCGGTGTGGCGCCGCGCCAAGGAGTTGACCGCGGACCTGCCCCCGGCCCTGCGGTCGGTCGTCGCCGAGGCATGGCCGGACAGCACGCGCGCACTGCGCGGCGGGACGATCCCGCCGATACCCGGCTGGCCCGCCGGCCCGGTGACGGTCATCGGTGACGCCATCCACCTGGCTCCGGGTTTCGGCGGCAACCTGGCGATGCGGGATGCGCACCACCTCTGCGAGTCATTGGTCCAGACCTATCACGGCCGGCTCGACCTGATCGACGCGATCGGCGTCTACGAGAACACTATGCGCCGCAACACCTTCTCCGCGCCGGTCGCGACGAAGGCGGGCGCATGA
- a CDS encoding TfoX/Sxy family protein, producing MAYDEHLADRVRELLAPGSPVTEQKMFGGLAFLVAGKIAVAASSRGGLLVRVDSTRADRLLATTNARPMEMNGRVIQGWLHVDGDDLRTKRQLTRWIEIGTATAESLPAKGFGRR from the coding sequence ATGGCCTACGACGAGCACCTTGCCGACCGTGTCCGGGAGTTGCTGGCGCCCGGCTCGCCGGTGACCGAACAGAAGATGTTCGGCGGACTCGCCTTCCTTGTCGCGGGCAAGATCGCCGTGGCGGCGAGCAGCCGAGGCGGCCTTCTGGTGCGGGTCGACTCCACGCGCGCCGACCGTCTCCTCGCGACCACCAACGCGCGCCCGATGGAGATGAACGGCCGAGTGATCCAAGGCTGGCTCCATGTCGACGGTGACGACCTGCGTACCAAGCGCCAGCTGACCCGATGGATCGAGATCGGCACCGCAACCGCGGAAAGCTTGCCCGCCAAGGGATTCGGTCGACGATGA